A single window of Nicotiana tomentosiformis chromosome 1, ASM39032v3, whole genome shotgun sequence DNA harbors:
- the LOC138910196 gene encoding uncharacterized protein, which yields MEFGIEPEQLHEMFTVSTPVGESILAARVYMGCIVTVRGRDIVADLIELGMVDFDVIMGMDWLYSYFAKLDCRTRTVRFEFPSESVVEWKRDGVVPKVWFISYLNATKMINKGCIYHLVWVTVTDAEVPTLEFVPVVS from the coding sequence atggaatttgggatagaaccggaacaacttcatgagatgttcactgtatctactccggttggcgagtctattttGGCAGCACGGGTTTATATGGGTTGTATTGTCACAGTACGTGGTCGGGACATCGTggctgatctcattgaattggggatggtcgattttgatgtaattatggggatggattggctttactcatattttgccaagctcgattgccgaactagaactgtgaggtttgaatttccaagtgAGTCAGTTGTTGAGTGGAAGAGGGATGGTGTGGTGCCGAAGGtttggtttatttcttaccttaatgccacgaagatgattaacaaggggtgtatctaccacTTGGTCTGGGTTACGGTCACCGATGCTGAGGTGCCTACACTCGAGTTTGTGCCAGTTGTGAGTTAA